In a single window of the Leptospira sanjuanensis genome:
- a CDS encoding NAD(P) transhydrogenase subunit alpha, whose translation MEQFVGYLTIFLLAVFVGFEVITRIPPLLHTPLMSGSNAISGITIIGAILSLHSVNGPLINIIGFIAMVAATINVVGGFLVTHRMLGMFKKKEK comes from the coding sequence ATGGAACAGTTCGTAGGCTACCTGACGATCTTCTTATTAGCCGTATTCGTAGGCTTCGAGGTTATCACTAGAATTCCTCCTCTTTTGCATACTCCTCTTATGTCAGGTTCCAATGCTATTTCCGGAATCACGATCATCGGAGCGATTCTCTCTCTTCATTCCGTGAACGGTCCGTTGATCAACATAATCGGATTTATCGCGATGGTCGCTGCAACGATCAACGTTGTCGGAGGGTTCTTAGTAACCCACAGAATGTTAGGAATGTTCAAGAAGAAAGAAAAGTAA
- a CDS encoding NAD(P)(+) transhydrogenase (Re/Si-specific) subunit beta, which produces MEKSIINLVYLLSSVLFIVGLKLLSHPKTAVRGNFVGAVGMFLAVAAALVEKGLAYEYILAGFIVGTAIGIYLSVKVEMTGMPQLVAALNGFGGLASFLVAGAAVMEVLHQKTNLEVLKSYQFTISTAASGIIGAVTLTGSFVAYGKLQGLLSEKAVRYPGDQIVKVLFFIGSIVLSYYVVIEPEKIEWYWYVVVVGSVLGILLVMPIGGADMPVVIALLNSYSGIAASATGFVLGNNVLIIAGSLVGASGIILTQIMCKAMNRSLPNVLFGGLGAAVDNSKGGEDIYAGKTKSTSAEEVAMLLDMAQRVVIVPGYGMAVAQAQHAVRDLYNILTDRGIDVEFAIHPVAGRMPGHMNVLLAEADIPYDKMKEMDEINPSFEQVDVVIINGANDVVNPLAKTDPGSPIAGMPILDVDKAKTVIVIKRSLSPGFAGVPNPLFIQDNALMYFQDGKKATQEIVTALKET; this is translated from the coding sequence ATGGAAAAATCGATCATCAATTTAGTTTATCTTCTCTCCTCCGTTCTTTTTATCGTAGGATTGAAACTTCTTTCTCACCCTAAGACTGCGGTGCGAGGAAACTTCGTGGGCGCAGTCGGTATGTTCTTAGCGGTGGCGGCGGCGCTCGTTGAAAAGGGCCTCGCGTACGAATACATCTTAGCCGGATTTATCGTCGGAACCGCGATCGGAATTTATCTTTCCGTAAAAGTAGAAATGACAGGGATGCCTCAGCTCGTTGCGGCATTGAACGGTTTCGGTGGTCTTGCTTCCTTCCTCGTCGCCGGTGCGGCGGTGATGGAAGTTCTTCACCAAAAAACCAATCTTGAAGTATTAAAATCGTATCAGTTTACGATTTCAACCGCTGCATCCGGAATTATCGGAGCGGTTACTTTAACCGGAAGTTTTGTGGCTTACGGAAAGCTTCAGGGTTTGCTTTCCGAAAAAGCGGTTCGTTATCCGGGCGATCAAATCGTAAAAGTTCTTTTCTTTATCGGCTCGATCGTTCTCAGCTATTACGTGGTCATCGAACCTGAAAAGATCGAATGGTATTGGTATGTCGTTGTAGTAGGTTCCGTTTTAGGAATTCTTCTCGTAATGCCGATCGGCGGCGCGGACATGCCGGTGGTAATCGCACTTCTGAACTCTTATTCGGGAATCGCGGCATCCGCAACCGGATTCGTTCTCGGAAACAACGTTTTGATCATTGCAGGATCTCTCGTGGGAGCTTCGGGAATCATTCTTACACAGATCATGTGTAAGGCGATGAACCGTTCTCTTCCGAACGTTCTCTTCGGCGGACTCGGTGCTGCGGTTGACAACTCCAAAGGCGGAGAAGACATCTACGCCGGAAAAACGAAAAGCACTTCCGCAGAAGAAGTGGCAATGCTTCTCGATATGGCTCAAAGAGTCGTAATCGTTCCGGGTTACGGTATGGCGGTCGCACAGGCTCAGCACGCAGTAAGAGATCTTTATAATATTCTAACGGATAGAGGAATCGACGTCGAGTTTGCGATTCACCCGGTTGCGGGAAGAATGCCGGGTCATATGAACGTTCTTCTTGCGGAAGCGGATATCCCTTACGATAAGATGAAGGAAATGGATGAAATCAATCCTTCTTTCGAACAAGTCGACGTTGTGATCATCAACGGTGCGAACGACGTGGTTAACCCGCTCGCTAAGACCGATCCAGGCAGTCCGATCGCGGGAATGCCGATCTTGGACGTGGACAAAGCGAAGACCGTTATCGTAATCAAACGAAGCTTGAGTCCCGGATTTGCGGGTGTTCCCAACCCGTTGTTCATCCAAGATAACGCGCTCATGTATTTCCAAGACGGAAAGAAAGCGACTCAAGAAATCGTTACCGCGCTCAAAGAAACCTAA
- a CDS encoding dienelactone hydrolase family protein → MKFFSIETFRIYFLISLLSLGVFTECQLGEKLETLEFWKKNKKDDSSLINDLAIAAASAQALEIIQLTSGPVIIDQSAELTDYKFRIYNPTQKFILEAYFSKPQGMGPFPLIVMMHGCAGAHSNSDPSRGVSSLYTEWAGRGKNLGYATLLIDSFTTRFAPQNQCSNGAGVGTSEVTDRPTDAYAALAYVKRSKVINGNRIVLLGWSHGGSSVLSTVDTNSTIQFRTEDSRPFKAVISFYPGCGLNNAFGGISGSQYLPYTHLKILAAGADPLYTGGYCDTRIARAQTLGASAATNNSIAMTVYPNTHHSFDEAKAVSSKFDANDVAAKPNADQEAINFFQLYNP, encoded by the coding sequence ATGAAATTCTTTTCCATCGAAACATTCCGCATCTACTTCCTAATTTCCCTTCTTTCCTTGGGCGTTTTCACAGAGTGCCAGCTCGGAGAAAAATTGGAAACTTTGGAATTCTGGAAGAAAAACAAAAAAGACGATTCTTCTCTCATAAACGACTTAGCGATCGCGGCCGCATCCGCTCAAGCGCTGGAAATCATTCAGTTAACTTCGGGGCCGGTAATAATCGATCAAAGCGCGGAGCTTACCGATTACAAATTTCGAATCTACAACCCGACGCAAAAATTTATCTTAGAAGCCTATTTTTCCAAGCCGCAAGGAATGGGACCGTTTCCTTTGATCGTTATGATGCACGGGTGCGCGGGTGCGCACTCCAATAGCGATCCGAGCCGAGGAGTTTCTTCGCTTTATACGGAATGGGCCGGGCGCGGGAAAAACTTAGGGTATGCGACTCTTCTCATAGATAGTTTCACCACAAGATTCGCTCCGCAAAATCAATGCAGCAACGGAGCCGGTGTCGGAACATCGGAAGTAACCGACCGTCCGACCGACGCATATGCGGCCCTTGCTTACGTGAAACGTTCTAAGGTCATAAACGGCAATCGAATCGTTTTATTGGGATGGTCTCACGGAGGAAGTAGCGTTCTTTCCACGGTCGATACGAATTCAACGATTCAATTTCGAACCGAAGATTCCAGACCGTTTAAAGCGGTGATTTCGTTTTATCCGGGATGCGGTTTAAACAACGCGTTCGGAGGAATTTCAGGAAGCCAATATCTTCCCTACACACATTTGAAAATTCTCGCGGCGGGAGCCGATCCACTTTACACGGGCGGTTATTGCGACACGAGAATCGCGAGAGCGCAGACTCTTGGTGCAAGCGCTGCAACGAATAACTCGATTGCGATGACGGTTTATCCGAACACACATCATAGTTTTGACGAAGCCAAAGCCGTGTCTTCTAAATTCGACGCAAACGATGTCGCGGCAAAGCCCAACGCGGATCAAGAAGCGATCAACTTTTTTCAATTGTATAATCCTTAA
- a CDS encoding YbaN family protein produces the protein MEKKDYSDEVRLHRSKIIRFLLFVAGSVSLALGIIGIFTPILPTTPFLLLSAACYARASHRFYNWLMNNRYFGSYIRDWRIHKMIPFRAKIIAISMIFITIGTTVFFFIPILAVKILVSLIGVLVVIYLIRIPTKPKKLV, from the coding sequence ATGGAGAAAAAAGATTATAGCGACGAGGTTCGTCTGCATCGATCCAAGATCATTCGTTTCCTTCTTTTTGTCGCCGGTTCCGTTTCCTTGGCCTTGGGAATCATAGGAATCTTTACGCCTATTCTTCCAACCACGCCTTTTCTGCTTTTATCCGCTGCTTGTTACGCGAGGGCATCGCATCGATTTTACAATTGGCTGATGAACAACCGCTATTTCGGTTCCTATATTCGCGACTGGAGAATCCACAAGATGATTCCGTTCCGCGCAAAGATCATCGCGATTTCGATGATCTTTATCACAATCGGGACGACCGTGTTCTTTTTTATTCCGATCTTAGCCGTTAAGATCCTCGTTTCGCTGATCGGTGTTCTGGTCGTGATTTATTTGATTCGGATTCCTACGAAACCGAAAAAGCTAGTTTAA
- a CDS encoding tetratricopeptide repeat protein, whose protein sequence is MSRLLSLLSILILLFAGGIFADDEDENLPGNSSPAPNFDSGNPADAARKRVQITALNTETVNLIRANNLARAIVNIDKIKKLDENTVEYHYLKGSYLYAQGRYPQAKTSLLKAIQIHPGHDPSYYQLGMIFVQRNKWARSLEYFQKAVELSNYNPFYRINLALAYFETGNYLRAKAEAERAIELKPNFRAAKLLLLKSNFLLGNKADAYAQCVDFVKEGFISREYMLIHARLVMDIHQNYRKAIKIYNQYGELPFQEKRFLAHAYYNTANYRAAAATYQQVIQFRIADEEDKIEYIRSLSFIKDYRRLESFVTAWLQDEPDKRRKVQEALDIAELLKENEPKTFHMFPSRSPY, encoded by the coding sequence ATGAGCCGTTTGCTTTCTTTATTATCGATTTTGATTCTTCTCTTTGCGGGAGGAATTTTCGCGGACGATGAGGATGAGAATCTTCCGGGGAATTCTTCTCCCGCTCCGAATTTTGATTCCGGAAATCCAGCGGACGCCGCCCGGAAAAGAGTTCAGATCACGGCTTTAAATACGGAAACGGTGAATTTGATCCGAGCCAATAACTTGGCGAGAGCGATCGTCAATATCGACAAGATCAAAAAGTTGGATGAGAATACGGTAGAATATCATTATCTGAAAGGTTCTTATCTTTACGCGCAAGGCAGATATCCGCAAGCCAAGACTTCCCTTTTAAAGGCGATTCAGATTCATCCGGGTCATGACCCTTCCTATTATCAGTTGGGAATGATTTTCGTTCAAAGAAACAAATGGGCAAGATCGTTGGAATACTTTCAAAAAGCCGTCGAACTTTCCAATTACAATCCGTTCTATAGAATCAATCTCGCGCTCGCTTATTTTGAAACGGGGAATTATCTGCGCGCTAAAGCGGAAGCCGAACGCGCAATCGAATTAAAACCGAACTTCCGCGCCGCGAAACTATTGTTGTTAAAATCCAATTTTCTTCTGGGTAACAAAGCGGACGCTTACGCGCAGTGTGTTGATTTCGTGAAAGAAGGTTTTATATCGCGCGAATATATGTTGATCCATGCAAGACTTGTAATGGACATTCATCAGAATTATCGGAAGGCGATTAAGATCTACAATCAATACGGGGAACTCCCGTTTCAGGAAAAAAGATTCTTAGCCCATGCGTATTACAACACCGCGAATTATCGAGCGGCGGCCGCTACGTATCAACAAGTGATTCAGTTTAGAATCGCGGACGAGGAGGATAAGATCGAATACATCCGTTCTCTTTCGTTTATCAAGGATTACAGAAGGTTGGAATCTTTCGTAACCGCTTGGCTTCAGGATGAACCGGACAAGCGCAGAAAGGTGCAAGAAGCTTTGGATATCGCAGAACTTCTGAAGGAAAACGAACCGAAAACCTTCCACATGTTTCCTTCCCGATCGCCGTATTAG
- a CDS encoding LIC10301 family lipoprotein, translating into MKKIVLISTLILLLFSACKKKEELILGDWVKVKNCPAKGECPNPDKDKGSHLLILPEGLAKYDTFHLTYKMKDDDIHFNLADLAFDLEYRILKVDERELQLLNKKEDRIEYFEKK; encoded by the coding sequence ATGAAAAAAATCGTTCTTATTTCTACTTTGATTCTTCTTCTTTTCTCGGCTTGTAAAAAAAAGGAAGAGCTGATTTTGGGAGATTGGGTCAAAGTCAAAAATTGTCCGGCAAAAGGAGAATGTCCGAATCCCGATAAGGACAAAGGAAGTCATCTTTTGATTCTTCCCGAAGGTCTTGCGAAATACGATACGTTCCATCTTACTTATAAGATGAAGGACGACGACATTCATTTCAATCTTGCGGATCTCGCGTTCGATTTGGAATACAGAATTCTGAAAGTGGACGAAAGGGAATTACAGCTCCTCAACAAGAAAGAAGATCGCATTGAATATTTTGAAAAGAAGTAA
- a CDS encoding STAS domain-containing protein: MSENPETIEITPDLTILFNDYYAFRTMLMDAIAKKPKNIVLNLGDIPVMNSISISSLVWFLKNARSEGISCTISAIHPDLLNTFEVLNLKEYLDAQ, translated from the coding sequence ATGTCAGAAAACCCCGAAACAATCGAGATCACCCCGGACCTTACGATCCTCTTTAACGATTATTATGCGTTTCGCACGATGTTGATGGATGCGATCGCCAAAAAACCGAAAAATATCGTTTTGAACCTCGGGGATATTCCCGTTATGAATTCGATCTCGATCAGTTCTCTCGTTTGGTTTTTAAAGAATGCCCGTTCCGAGGGGATTTCCTGTACGATCAGCGCGATCCATCCCGATCTTCTCAATACGTTCGAAGTGCTGAACTTAAAAGAATACTTGGACGCTCAATAG
- the flgB gene encoding flagellar basal body rod protein FlgB translates to MFEKTHFMKTQDLLERGMNNSVFKRKVISDNIANADVPHFKRSEVIFESMIKRAINSEKIEAMKEVPTQISDDRHIQFFKPLDYREVQPKANIDYLTTMRADGNNVDVEKEVVEASNSQMQYMMMSERINQNYRDLKQVMRMA, encoded by the coding sequence ATGTTTGAGAAAACCCATTTTATGAAAACCCAGGACCTCCTGGAAAGAGGAATGAATAATTCCGTTTTTAAAAGAAAAGTGATCTCCGACAATATCGCAAACGCGGACGTTCCGCATTTTAAACGTTCCGAAGTGATTTTCGAATCGATGATCAAACGGGCGATCAACTCCGAAAAAATCGAAGCGATGAAAGAAGTCCCGACTCAAATTTCGGACGACCGTCACATTCAATTTTTCAAACCCCTGGATTACCGCGAAGTTCAGCCGAAAGCGAATATCGATTACTTAACGACTATGAGAGCCGACGGGAACAACGTGGACGTGGAAAAGGAAGTGGTCGAAGCCTCCAATTCCCAAATGCAATACATGATGATGTCCGAAAGAATCAACCAGAACTACCGTGACTTGAAACAAGTCATGAGAATGGCTTAA
- the flgC gene encoding flagellar basal body rod protein FlgC codes for MGLFSSINISATGLSAQRLRMDVISNNIANSTTTRNTNGDGPFRRDRVVMTPINLRTRWNSPVYPFGVSPGEGKGVKVMKIEKDMTPLRLVYDPTHPDSIQIGPKKGYVEMPNVNIVTEMTDMISASRSYEANVQMINGSKAMFNKALEIGRA; via the coding sequence ATGGGACTTTTTTCATCGATCAACATCTCCGCAACCGGCTTATCAGCACAACGTCTGAGAATGGATGTGATCTCGAACAACATCGCAAACTCGACAACGACTCGAAATACGAACGGGGACGGTCCTTTCCGAAGGGATCGAGTCGTGATGACTCCGATCAATCTGAGAACCAGATGGAATAGCCCGGTGTATCCGTTCGGAGTTTCTCCCGGAGAAGGAAAAGGCGTGAAGGTGATGAAAATCGAAAAGGATATGACTCCTCTTCGACTGGTCTATGACCCGACTCATCCCGATTCGATTCAGATCGGTCCCAAGAAAGGATACGTCGAGATGCCGAACGTAAATATCGTAACCGAGATGACGGATATGATTTCGGCTTCACGATCCTACGAGGCTAACGTACAGATGATCAACGGTTCCAAAGCGATGTTCAACAAAGCGTTGGAAATAGGTAGGGCTTAA
- the fliE gene encoding flagellar hook-basal body complex protein FliE, which yields MEINSNSSLWYTYNSGYTGNKPHPLSPKGDNVKVSTTEDRHYKDVKQPVSPDYVAESFSEAMKNALTSVNDLQVEADEMTQKMVFDPNSVDAHEVMIASEKARVALTFTKTIADGVVRAYRELTSLR from the coding sequence ATGGAAATCAATTCCAATTCTTCTCTTTGGTATACGTACAATTCCGGCTATACGGGAAACAAACCGCACCCTCTCAGTCCGAAAGGGGACAACGTAAAAGTCTCCACTACGGAAGACAGACATTACAAAGACGTAAAACAACCCGTTTCCCCGGACTACGTCGCCGAAAGTTTTTCGGAAGCGATGAAGAATGCTCTGACTTCGGTGAACGACCTTCAAGTGGAAGCGGACGAAATGACTCAGAAGATGGTCTTTGATCCGAATTCGGTCGACGCGCACGAAGTGATGATCGCTTCCGAAAAAGCGAGAGTCGCTCTGACGTTCACAAAGACGATCGCAGACGGAGTCGTTCGCGCTTACAGAGAATTGACTTCTCTGAGATAA
- a CDS encoding P83/100 family protein has translation MFRILIAIICFGFSFSLFSQDNSKLGEKEVRSSQRVQFINRSSARAGEEVRGTNEKVGSGLAEILKKEPDKSHTQGGISASRIAPEEKKFGADILYISEDADYGHINSIQRILTGFVKSTFGYDDKNSEILATYILFYNAIHRKDKAYIGKKYSNSVMKSLNANNIGISKRYTEWPGKTQIVIPLVEDILGKDVHTDELEDEVNKEFDKKKEGQSEKDKFSDLQNEKNKKDLEELKRRKEENQNKQKEISDKETRTDKELQDLNKDPVKNKTQIAEKKKEKEQIQKEKEAVKKEEQKLKEKEKEVVKKDEDRKSNSSSSSSSSSSSSSKSDSKSDSGNKSGSDGKSSSDDKKTEAELKKELAETKKELETKKEEEKKKEEFDKNVVGGKILFLKTLKYLDKGHYNNELQVLDPTKDDTIFRGDFNKICGRTFEIVDGKALVIGFEDGHSSSHKLILIDQETLKPTLSAEDNIFWRSPMIVKGDEIYAFEEVQEKYYLSRFGKDLKKQAKSSEEISPNSNVTFYGEKIYVTGKEESSGSIQITVFNKSDLKLIKKIKP, from the coding sequence ATGTTCAGGATTTTGATAGCGATTATATGCTTCGGTTTTTCCTTCTCTTTATTTTCTCAGGATAATTCCAAACTCGGAGAGAAAGAAGTCCGCTCCTCTCAAAGAGTTCAGTTTATCAACAGATCTTCCGCCCGCGCCGGTGAAGAAGTTCGAGGTACGAACGAGAAAGTCGGATCGGGACTTGCGGAAATTCTGAAGAAGGAACCGGACAAATCCCACACACAAGGCGGAATCAGTGCGAGCAGAATCGCTCCCGAAGAAAAGAAATTCGGAGCGGACATTCTTTACATTTCCGAAGACGCGGATTACGGACATATTAACTCGATTCAACGGATTCTTACCGGATTCGTAAAATCCACATTCGGATACGACGATAAGAATTCCGAAATTCTCGCCACATACATTCTGTTCTACAACGCGATTCATAGAAAGGATAAGGCCTACATCGGAAAGAAATATTCCAATTCCGTAATGAAGTCCTTGAACGCGAACAACATCGGGATTTCGAAACGTTATACGGAATGGCCCGGAAAAACGCAGATCGTAATTCCTCTCGTTGAGGATATTCTCGGAAAAGACGTTCACACGGACGAATTGGAAGACGAGGTGAACAAGGAGTTCGACAAGAAGAAGGAAGGACAATCCGAAAAGGATAAATTTTCCGATCTCCAAAACGAGAAGAATAAAAAGGATCTAGAGGAACTCAAACGCAGAAAAGAAGAGAATCAAAACAAACAAAAGGAAATTTCCGATAAGGAAACGAGGACCGATAAGGAACTTCAGGATCTCAATAAAGACCCCGTAAAAAATAAAACTCAAATCGCAGAAAAGAAAAAAGAAAAAGAACAGATTCAAAAAGAGAAAGAAGCCGTTAAAAAAGAAGAACAGAAATTAAAAGAGAAGGAAAAGGAAGTCGTTAAGAAGGACGAGGATCGAAAGTCCAACAGCAGTTCTTCGAGTTCATCCAGCTCTTCCAGTTCTTCTAAATCCGATTCCAAGAGCGATTCGGGAAACAAATCCGGAAGCGACGGTAAGTCTTCTTCGGACGATAAAAAGACCGAAGCCGAGTTGAAAAAGGAACTAGCCGAAACCAAGAAAGAATTAGAAACCAAAAAGGAAGAGGAAAAGAAGAAGGAAGAATTCGATAAGAACGTCGTGGGCGGTAAGATTCTTTTCTTAAAAACCTTAAAGTATTTGGACAAAGGACATTATAACAACGAACTTCAAGTTCTCGATCCTACCAAAGACGATACGATTTTCCGCGGCGATTTTAATAAGATCTGCGGTAGAACGTTTGAGATCGTGGACGGAAAGGCTCTTGTAATCGGCTTTGAAGACGGCCACTCTTCCAGTCACAAGTTGATCCTGATCGATCAGGAAACTTTGAAACCGACTCTTTCCGCGGAAGATAATATTTTCTGGAGATCTCCTATGATCGTAAAGGGAGACGAGATTTACGCGTTCGAGGAAGTTCAGGAGAAGTATTATCTTTCCCGTTTCGGCAAAGACTTGAAGAAACAAGCGAAGTCTTCCGAAGAGATCAGCCCGAATTCGAACGTCACTTTCTACGGAGAAAAGATTTATGTGACCGGTAAGGAAGAATCCTCCGGAAGCATTCAGATCACGGTTTTCAACAAATCGGATTTGAAGCTGATTAAGAAGATTAAGCCTTAG